Within the Irregularibacter muris genome, the region ATTACCTTAGGATGTGTCATCATGGCCATATCCCTAAATGCTTTTAGTGTTCCCAATAAAATTGCTCCCGGTGGTGTGGGGGGACTGGCAACTGTAATACACTATTTGTTTAACCTACCTGTAGGAGCGACAATGTTGGCTTTAAATGTACCTTTATTCATTTGGGGGATAAAAAGTCTTGGGAAAGAGGCTGCAATAAAAACCCTATATGGTACAATTGTTTTATCCGTTCTAGTGGACTATGTTATTGTACTCCCAAACTTTACTAGCGATTTATTTTTGGCAGCAATCTTTGGGGGGATTGTCATGGGAATTGGATTGGGCTTTGTATTCCGCTATGGAGGTACGACAGGAGGAACAGATTTAGCGGCTGCCATTGTACATAAATTTATTCCCGGGTTTACGGTGGGAGCTATACTTATGGTCATTGATTTTTGCGTTGTTGTAGCAGCAGGATTAGTTTTTAGACAACCGGAAGTTTCATTATATTCTTTAATCTGTTTATATGCTTCAGTAAAAATGTTGGATTTTACCCAAGAAGGTATAGGATATGCAAAGGCTTTCTATATTATTTCTAATCATCCCGAGGAAATTGCCCAGGAGATTATGAAGGAATTGGATAGGGGAGTAACTGCCCTAAGGGCCCAAGGGATGTATACTCAGGAAGATAGGAATGTATTGCTTTGTGTAGTGAATAGGGCGCAGGTAAATAAAATGAAAGAAATTGTACATTCAGTAGATCAAAGGGCTTTTGTCATTCTCTCTGAAGTACGAGAAGTACTTGGAGAAGGATTTAAAGATTATACCAATCATAAATAGGAGGGAAAAAAATGACAGTCGCATCTAAGGAGTTTTTGCAGGAAAAAGCTAGAAACATTAGGCACAGTATTATTGAACAAACATCCAGTGCCCAATCAGGGCATCCAGGGGGATCCCTATCCTCAGTAGAAATTTTAACATCACTGTATTTTGAAATCATGAATATTGATCCTAAGGATGATAAAAATTCAGATAGGGATAGATTTGTATTATCTAAAGGACATGCTTCTCCCTTACTTTACGCAACCTTAGCGGAAAAAGGATTTTTTTCTAAGGATGAACTTTGTGATTTTAGAAGAATAGATTGTAAATTACAAGGACATCCTGATATGAAGGATGTAGCGGGAGTAGATATGTCTACAGGTTCCCTAGGACAGGGCCTATCTGCGGCACATGGTATGGCATTAGCTGCTAGATTAGACAACAAAGATTATCATGTATTTGCCCTTTTAGGAGATGGAGAAATTCAAGAGGGAATGATTTGGGAAGCGGCTATGGCGGCCGGGCATTATAAAACAGATAATCTAATCGCTATTGTAGACCACAACGGATTACAAATTGATGGTTGTATAAGAGATGTATTGAATCCTGAACCTATCGCAGAAAAATTTGCAGCCTTTGGTTGGAATGTCATGGAAGTAGAAGACGGACATGATTTTGATCAGGTACTAAAGGCCTTGAAACAAGCTGTAGAATATAAGGGGAAACCCACAGTGATTGTAGCCGAAACCATTAAAGGAAAAGGCATTTCTTACATGGAAAACCAAGCTGGATGGCACGGAAAGGCACCTAATGAACAGCAGACACAACAAGCCTATGAAGAGTTAGGAGGGGTTAGATAATGTCACAAAAAATGGCCACTAGAGATGCTTATGGCAAGGCCCTAGCCAAACTAGGAGAGACAAATAAAGATATCGTTGTTTTAGATGCAGACCTTTCGGGTTCTACAAAAACAGCAAACTTTCGAGAACTGTACCCAGATCGATTTTTCAACATGGGGATAGCAGAACAAAACTTAATGGGCACAGCAGCAGGTCTTGCTGCAGCAGGGAAAATACCCTTTGCCAGCACTTTTGCCGTATTTGCTACTGGAAGAGCCTTTGAAATCATTAGAAATTCTATATGTTATCCAAAATTAAATGTAAAAGTAGCAGCTACCCATGCGGGGCTGACCGTAGGAGAAGATGGAGCAACTCACCAATCTATCGAAGACTTAGCGATTATGAGATCCCTTCCCAACATGGTGGTATTGTGCCCATCTGATGGAATAGAAGCCATGGCCGCCGTAAATGCTGCTGCTGAGTATAAAGGACCAGTATACATACGTCTAGGACGACCTGGATTACCTATAGTATTTGATGAAGAGTATACCTTTGAAATAGGAAAAGCCATACAAATGACGGAGGGGACAGATGTAACCCTTGTTGCAACGGGAATTATGTTATTTGAAGCCTTAAAGGCTAAAGATATTTTGGCTGAAGAAGGGATATCCGCAAGAGTGATCAATATGCCTACGATAAAACCTCTAGATGCTGAGGCTATCCTAAAGGCAGCTGAGGAGACGGGAGCTATTGTTACGGCAGAGGAACATTCCATTATTGGAGGATTGGGCAGTGCAGTAGCCGAAGTGATTATAGAGAATACATTGGTGCCCGTACAAAGAGTGGGAGTTATGGATACTTTCGGAGAGTCTGGGACGCCTGATGCCCTATTGGAGAAATATGGACTAACTGCACAAAACATCGTAGCAAAAGCAAAAGCGGTTATAGAAAGAAAAACAAAATAATAAAGTTTATCAAAGGCATGATATCCTAGGATATCATGCTTTTCTATAAAGAATAGAAAAAATTCCTAGGACAAATATCCCCAAAATATTTGAAATTCATCTTGCCTATGATAGAATAATACTGATAAACACATAAGCGTATTTTGTCAGAAAAAGGGGAGATAGGGTTGAATCTAAAAATGCTAAAACATACTATAATATATTTCATTGCCTTTACTATAATTATTGGACTTACTTCTACCTTTGTAGCAAAACAATTTATGGGTAAAAATGATTTAATAGGCTTAACCGGTAGTGATATTACACGAATGCAAGTTGTACTTAATGGCACCGATCTACCTAAGGACCAAAAGATCGCTGAAAAGGATAAATCTAAAGATGATGCAGCCCAAGATCTTTCTGAGGAAGAGGAGGAAGATGGACAAAGCAAGGAATTTCAAAAGGGTGATGCGGGGGCCGAAATTAAGGAATACCAGACTGTTTTAAGTCAATTGGGCTACCTACAATCCAAGCCTGACGGTGCCTTTGGTTCCATGACTTATAATGCAATACTAAAATATCAAGAGGAAAATAAGTTGGAAGCTACAGGAAAGCTAGACAAAAAAACCATGTCCTCTCTTCGGTCAGCGAAGAAAGAGGGAGGGAAGACAGAAACCTCATCCTCTGAAAATGGACAGAAGACCAATAGCCGTGAACATACAGTACAATCAGGGGACAGCATCTACGTAATCGGAGAAAAATATGGAATCCCTGTAAAAGATATTCTACAAGCAAACAATCTCTCTGAATCTTCTGTGCTCCAATTGGGGCAAGTAATAAAAATTCCAGAAAAAAATTAATAAGATTATTTTTTCAAAAACGTGGGCCGCACCCACGTTTTTTGCTGTCCCTATGATTATATGTCATGAACAAAAAAAGCAAATCGTAATATAGATAATAGGAAGAATATATTTTTAAAAGGAAAATAAGGGTAATCAATGAGTAAGTAAAAGTAAGAGGCAAAGAAAACATCATAAATCATGGGGGGAAAGCTATGGCGCAAAATAATAAAAGATCCTTGCAAGAAAGGGCAAGGATTCCATATAAATCCTTGAAGAATACTGTAGACCCTACAAAGTTTGAATTTGAAACTACAGAGGAAATCCCTAGACTGGAAGGAATAGTAGGCCAGGAGCGGGGAAGAAGGGCCATGGAATTTGGATTAAATGTGAAAAAAAATGGTTATAACATTTATGTGGCAGGTATGGCAGGAACGGGGAAAACCAGTTACACAAATTCCATTGTAAAAAAGAATGCCAAGGGAGAAGGTAAGTTATACGATTGGTGCTATGTTTATAACTTTGAAAATAAATACAGCTCTAAATTGTTACAGCTTCCAGTGGGGGTAGGAAAAGTTTTTCAAAAAGATATGAAAGACTTTGTGGAGGATTTAAAAATAGATATTCCCAAGGCTTTTAATGAGGAGAGTTATCAAAAGGAGCGTGCTTTTATCCTCCGGGAGTTTCAAGAGAGAAGTGGCAAAGTCATTGAAAGATTAAATGATATTGCAAAAGACCATGGTTTTATCATCAAACAATCGGGGGGAGGATTTATCAGTGTCCCCATAGTGGATGATAAACCCATGGAGGATGAGGAATATGAAGAACTTGACTCCACTCAATTAGTAGAAATGGAGAAAAAATCTACCTTGTTGCAGGAAAAGGCTGTAGAGATTTCCCATAAAATTTATAATTTAGAAAAGGAAGCCAAGGGCGCTTTGGAAGATTTAGATAACAAAACGGCTCTGATGGTTGTAGGCTATCGTATAGAAGAATTAAAGGAAAAATATAAAAAATGTAAGGATATTACAAAGTATCTGGAGTCGGTGCAAGAGGATATATTGGGAAATATAGATGATTTCAAGGGGGTAGAAGAGGAGGAAGGATCCAGTCCCTTAGAAGTTTTGACAATAGGTGCAGAAGAAGATGTAATCAAGAAATATGCCGTAAATCTTTTGGTGGATAATAGCCAAACCACAGGAGCTCCTATAGTGACAGCCGAGAATCCTACCTTTTACAATCTCATGGGCAAGGTGGAATATGAAAATAAGATGGGAGTTTTGACCACTGACTTTACAAAGATAAAACCAGGATATTTACATCAAGCCAATGGGGGATATATCATTATTCAAGCTATGGATATTTTAAGTAATAACTATGCATGGGAGGCTTTAAAAAGAGCATTAAAGACATCAAAAATTATCATAGAA harbors:
- a CDS encoding transketolase codes for the protein MTVASKEFLQEKARNIRHSIIEQTSSAQSGHPGGSLSSVEILTSLYFEIMNIDPKDDKNSDRDRFVLSKGHASPLLYATLAEKGFFSKDELCDFRRIDCKLQGHPDMKDVAGVDMSTGSLGQGLSAAHGMALAARLDNKDYHVFALLGDGEIQEGMIWEAAMAAGHYKTDNLIAIVDHNGLQIDGCIRDVLNPEPIAEKFAAFGWNVMEVEDGHDFDQVLKALKQAVEYKGKPTVIVAETIKGKGISYMENQAGWHGKAPNEQQTQQAYEELGGVR
- a CDS encoding peptidoglycan-binding protein, producing the protein MLKHTIIYFIAFTIIIGLTSTFVAKQFMGKNDLIGLTGSDITRMQVVLNGTDLPKDQKIAEKDKSKDDAAQDLSEEEEEDGQSKEFQKGDAGAEIKEYQTVLSQLGYLQSKPDGAFGSMTYNAILKYQEENKLEATGKLDKKTMSSLRSAKKEGGKTETSSSENGQKTNSREHTVQSGDSIYVIGEKYGIPVKDILQANNLSESSVLQLGQVIKIPEKN
- a CDS encoding Lon protease family protein, with the translated sequence MAQNNKRSLQERARIPYKSLKNTVDPTKFEFETTEEIPRLEGIVGQERGRRAMEFGLNVKKNGYNIYVAGMAGTGKTSYTNSIVKKNAKGEGKLYDWCYVYNFENKYSSKLLQLPVGVGKVFQKDMKDFVEDLKIDIPKAFNEESYQKERAFILREFQERSGKVIERLNDIAKDHGFIIKQSGGGFISVPIVDDKPMEDEEYEELDSTQLVEMEKKSTLLQEKAVEISHKIYNLEKEAKGALEDLDNKTALMVVGYRIEELKEKYKKCKDITKYLESVQEDILGNIDDFKGVEEEEGSSPLEVLTIGAEEDVIKKYAVNLLVDNSQTTGAPIVTAENPTFYNLMGKVEYENKMGVLTTDFTKIKPGYLHQANGGYIIIQAMDILSNNYAWEALKRALKTSKIIIENIGEQLGLIANSSIKPDAMPLDIKVILIGNPDIYQLLYYYDEDFRKLFKIKADFDVEMNRDIENMSKLASFIRTHCEDDGLKPFDKTAVAKMVEYSGRLAENQYKLSTRFNPLVEILYEADTWAELMEEEVITEEHIQKAIHERKYRSNLYQERLQQAIKQGDILIDTQGEKIGQVNGLAIYQLGKYRFGRPSRITATTFVGQKGIVNIERESNMGGDIHNKGVYILSGYLGAQFAQKSPLALSAHLTFEQSYGGIDGDSASSTELYALLSSLSGLPIQQGLAVTGSVNQRGEIQPIGGVNEKIEGFFDVCQIEGLTGEQGVLIPHQNIKNLMLKDQVIEAVREGQFHIYGVKTIEEGIELLTGIPAGVLDDQGEYQEGTAYCEVVKKLRGFLESVKNYGKEK
- a CDS encoding YitT family protein, with the translated sequence MEYAGITLGCVIMAISLNAFSVPNKIAPGGVGGLATVIHYLFNLPVGATMLALNVPLFIWGIKSLGKEAAIKTLYGTIVLSVLVDYVIVLPNFTSDLFLAAIFGGIVMGIGLGFVFRYGGTTGGTDLAAAIVHKFIPGFTVGAILMVIDFCVVVAAGLVFRQPEVSLYSLICLYASVKMLDFTQEGIGYAKAFYIISNHPEEIAQEIMKELDRGVTALRAQGMYTQEDRNVLLCVVNRAQVNKMKEIVHSVDQRAFVILSEVREVLGEGFKDYTNHK
- a CDS encoding transketolase family protein codes for the protein MSQKMATRDAYGKALAKLGETNKDIVVLDADLSGSTKTANFRELYPDRFFNMGIAEQNLMGTAAGLAAAGKIPFASTFAVFATGRAFEIIRNSICYPKLNVKVAATHAGLTVGEDGATHQSIEDLAIMRSLPNMVVLCPSDGIEAMAAVNAAAEYKGPVYIRLGRPGLPIVFDEEYTFEIGKAIQMTEGTDVTLVATGIMLFEALKAKDILAEEGISARVINMPTIKPLDAEAILKAAEETGAIVTAEEHSIIGGLGSAVAEVIIENTLVPVQRVGVMDTFGESGTPDALLEKYGLTAQNIVAKAKAVIERKTK